A region of the Planktothrix tepida PCC 9214 genome:
GCTTAATCAGTACAACAGGAGAAAAATCGTTAATGCAGCATCGAGGTGTGACGGTATGGTTTACAGGTTTGAGTGGTGCCGGAAAAACAACCATTAGCCGAGCGGTCGCTGAGATCCTTCAACAGAAGCAATGTAAACTCGAAATATTAGATGGAGATATTGTTCGGGAAAACCTCACCAAAGGTTTAGGATTTAGTAAAGCAGATCGGGATGAAAATATCCGTCGTATCGGCTTTGTTGCCCATCTATTAACCCGAAATGGGGTGATTGTCCTGGTTTCAGCTATCTCTCCCTACCGAGAAATTCGGGAAGAAGTCCGCGAAAAAATCGGTGATTTTGTAGAAGTCTATGTTAATGCACCCTTAACGGTTTGTGAAGATCGAGATGTCAAAGGGTTGTATAAAAAAGCAAGAGCCGGGGAAATTAAAGGCTTTACAGGAATTGATGATCCTTACGAAGCCCCAACAAACCCAGAAATTGAATGTCATACCGATCAAGAAGATTTATCCGAAAGTATTGCTAAAGTTCTGCAAAAACTAGCCGAGTTAGGCTATATCTCCAATGAGGATTGACCGTTAACAATTGACGGTTGACTGTTAGGATAAAAAAGAATCGATTGGGTAATGGCTTATGAACATCTCTGGGATGAAACAAGAAGTTTATCGGTGGTCACGGTTATGGATCAGTACGGTCTTGATGGTGGCGATCGCCTTGACGAGTTGTTCACAACCCGCCCAGTCGGATCAAACGGTGAAAGTGAGTCCTGAACTGGAAAAACAAATCCTGCAAGTGATTCGAGCGCATCCAGAAGTCATTTTAGAATCCGTTCAAGCGTATCAACAACAACAGGACGGCCAACTGCAACAGGCGCGACAAGCGTTCCTCGACCAGATGAAAACGAATCCTAAAGCCATTATTGGAAGCTCTCCCGCCACAGGTGCAGCGGCTCAAAATATTGTTCTGGTGGAGTTTTCCGACTTTCAATGTCCCTTCTGTGCCCGCGCTCACCAAACCATCCAACAGTTCATGAAGGCTCACCAAGATCAGGTGACGCTGGTTTATAAGCATTTTCCCTTAACTCAGATTCATCCTCAAGCCTTAAACGCGGCGAAAGCATCCTGGGCGGCTCAACAACAAGGAAAATTCTGGGAATACCAAAATGCCTTGTTTACTCAGCAAGATCAATTAGGAGAACAATTGTATGTTGCGATCGCCAAACAGTTAAACCTGAATCTGGATCAATTCAACCGCGATCGCCAAAGCCCACAAGCCCAAGCCGCTCTTCAAAAAGATATCCAATTAGCAGAAAGTTTGGGAATTTCGGGAACCCCTTTCTTTATCATGAATGGTGAAACCTTCTCTGGCGCAGTGGAATTATCCGAAATGGAAAAAGTCTTAGCGACCGTCCAAGCATCCAAAGGTCAGAAAAACTAACCTTTCACCCCGAACTATTGAAACAAGCGCGTGAATCAAGAATTTGCATCTGTTGTGAGAAGCCGTGAACCCCTGTCCAGTTTGATTTTGTATCACTTGTTTAAGTGGTCAGTGGTCAGCCCGATGCTGCATCTCTATTTTCAAGGTCGGATTTATCATGCAGATCGGGTTCCCCTCGCGGGGCCATTAGTGGTGGTCAGTAACCATGCGAGTGATTTTGACCCTCCTCTACTTTCTAGCTGTATGGGGCGTCCCGTTTCCTATATGGCAAAAGAGGAATTATTTGAAGTTCCCGTTTTGAAACAGGCAATTTCCCTATATGGGGCTTATCCCGTTAAACGGGGTTCACCCGATCGCAGCGCCATTCGTGCAGCCTTACAACAGTTAGAGAAGGGTTGGGCTACAGGAGTCTTTTTACAGGGAACTCGCACCCTGGATGGTCGGATTACAGAGCCTAAATTAGGGGCGGCTTTAATTGCTGCTAAAGCGAAAGTGCCTTTATTGCCCGTGTGTTTATGGGGAACTCACGCGATTGTGAATAAAGGTTCCTATCTACCTCGACCTACCCCCGTAACCGTTCGGGTCGGCCATTTAATCCCACCTCCTGATTCTACGGATCGGGACGAATTATTAACCCTAACTCAGAACTGTGCTGATGAAATTAATGCACTGCATGATTTAGGACGTTAATCAGTTATCAAGTATCCGCATTATCAGTAATTCGTAATTCGTAATTCGTAATTTGTCAATTTTTTATGGAAACTGAATCTTTAAAAGACCAACTGACCGAAAATCTGGATGAAGCAGAATGGGATTGGTTAACTCCTCATGTGGAACGAGAAGTTGTGATTGTTGTAGAACCCCAACTCGATTTATTAGCAGTGGGAGAAGCAATCGCTTTAGATAATACGGCTTCGGTACAACATTGGATTAGTGAACAACTGATTTCTAAACCCTCTCCAGAGCGGATTTCTGAATGGAATGATCAGCCGAAAAAAAGATTTCAAGCGTTAATTGTGCAACCGTTTGTGTTAGTTCAAGAAATGAAGGCTGAGGGTGAAGGTTAAACTTTTTTAAACCCTGGTTAATGTCCCCAATTTTTGAGTCACTTGTTGTAAAATATGAAGACTTTTTAACCCACTACGAATCAGTTGTAATGCCTGAATCGGATGTTGTACCATGACCTTCAGTAAGGGTAATTTTTTTAATTGTCCGTTGGTATCAATTACAGTCGTTAAGTCGGGTAAATTTTGATAGCAATCATCACTAACCACCCGCACCATTGCCACTTTAATTCCTACTTTTGTTAACAGTTCTAATATAATTGTGCCTTCCATATCCACGACTTCAGCAGAATACCGTTGACCTAATTTTTGTTTTTCAACGGCCGTCGTAATCACCTGTTCGCTGGTTAATCCACAAACTAAATGAGCAGGAATGAAGTGCTGGTGTAACGCCAAAGTTAAGTCAATATCACAACAATGTTGACTTGCACCTGGAGAAATTAAAGGTAAACAGTTTTTATAAATAACAATATCTCCGATGTGTAGATCGGGTGATAAACTTCCACACAATCCTAGAACTAAAACTTGTATTGAGGACTGACTTTTAACTGCGTCTGATGTCAGCAATTCTTGTAAATAAACCGTTAAAGATTGAGAGCCAATGGGAATCGGAATCACTTGCATAAACGAGGATTGAATTTTCTGTAATCCTCGGATAACGGCTTGATATTCTTGACCTTGAGGAACCAGAATAAAATTAAATGGCTGCATCCTTCACCGTGATGATTTTAGTCTCAACATTTGCTATATTAAAATAACAAATAACTCAAAAACAAGACTATTAATCCTACATCATTTAGTTCAGACTTAGGATGCTATTTTACAATAACCGTATTCAAAGCCCACGTCTTTCAAGCGTGGGATGTAGAATACCCGCCTTTAGGCGGAGTGAAGGCTAGTGAGAGTTTTGGTTAGCAATATACTTTTTGATAGTTTCACTAGAAACAGAACCAGCCGTCCCACAATAATAGCTTCGACTCCACAAAGAAGGTAGTTTAAGTAAATGAGGAAATTCTTTTCTTAATATTCTTGATGATGCCCCTTTGATTCTGAACATAATTTGATGTGGAGCAATCAAAGGGTGACAACTAATAAATAAATGCACATGATCAGGCATTATCTCCAGAGCTAGGACATCACATTCTAGCTCTTTTGCTTTTTGGTAGATAATTTCCTCTAATCTTCTGCTCACTCCGTTAACCAACACCCTTTTCCTCCTTTTTGGGCAAAAGACAAAATGATAGTTGATCAGACTAACTGATGTGTTTTTTCTTCTATATTGATTTTCTGTCATTGTCGATACACACGATTCATCAACCTTATGTTATCATGGATGACATGACAAAAATAACTCGGACGATTAAATTGAAATTCGTGGATCTCAACCGTTGTAAAGCTCAGGTGTTTGAGCAAATGACGGCAGAAAACACACGGGTTGCCAACAAGCTGTTGTCATTGCCGATTAAAGAACGGCGTAAAATGACAACAGCTAAAATTATGTCCGAGTTAAAATCTGCCCTTGTTAACCAAGTAATCCGACATACCACATCACCCACAGGTCGTAAAACCAAACAATATAAAGTTCTTCCTGTGGAAGTTAACAACCAAAACTGGAAGTTAACCCTAAAAGGGAATACTTATTCAATTAGTTTTCCAACCCTTAAAGGTGAAAAAAGAATTCCCATTGAAGTTGCATCTCCCCATTGGCAACCTGTTTTAGACGGATTGTTAGAGGGAACAATTCAAGGGGGTTCTTTTAAATTAATTAAACATCGAAATAAGTGGTATGCCTATCTGTCAATTACTGAGGATGTTCCAGAAGTTAAGACGGAGAAAAGATTAGGATGTGACCGAGGACAGAATAATTTAGCGGTAGTTGCACCTAAACAGGGTTTTGGTAAGTTCTTTAATGGTCAAAGCGTTAAGCATCGGAGACGTTATTTTCAACAACGAAGAAAACAACTTCAAGAAGCTAAAAAGTTTCGAGCATTAAAGAAATGGGACAAAAAAGAACGACGATGGATGGATGCAATCAATCATACAATCAGCCGTCGAATTGTTCGTTTTGCCGAATACCATAATGCTGATGTTGTTATTGAGGATTTAGAAGGATGTCGAAGCACAATGAAACAGAGCCAAAAATCTCGTTCTGATTCCGGTGAATCTCGACATAATTGGTCTTATTATTCTTTGGAACAGAAACTTAATTATAAGTTGGCTCTTAAAGGATTGAAATTAATTAAAAGACCTGCGCCATACACT
Encoded here:
- the cysC gene encoding adenylyl-sulfate kinase, whose translation is MIQSSLTIINERSSLISTTGEKSLMQHRGVTVWFTGLSGAGKTTISRAVAEILQQKQCKLEILDGDIVRENLTKGLGFSKADRDENIRRIGFVAHLLTRNGVIVLVSAISPYREIREEVREKIGDFVEVYVNAPLTVCEDRDVKGLYKKARAGEIKGFTGIDDPYEAPTNPEIECHTDQEDLSESIAKVLQKLAELGYISNED
- a CDS encoding DsbA family protein translates to MNISGMKQEVYRWSRLWISTVLMVAIALTSCSQPAQSDQTVKVSPELEKQILQVIRAHPEVILESVQAYQQQQDGQLQQARQAFLDQMKTNPKAIIGSSPATGAAAQNIVLVEFSDFQCPFCARAHQTIQQFMKAHQDQVTLVYKHFPLTQIHPQALNAAKASWAAQQQGKFWEYQNALFTQQDQLGEQLYVAIAKQLNLNLDQFNRDRQSPQAQAALQKDIQLAESLGISGTPFFIMNGETFSGAVELSEMEKVLATVQASKGQKN
- a CDS encoding lysophospholipid acyltransferase family protein, encoding MNQEFASVVRSREPLSSLILYHLFKWSVVSPMLHLYFQGRIYHADRVPLAGPLVVVSNHASDFDPPLLSSCMGRPVSYMAKEELFEVPVLKQAISLYGAYPVKRGSPDRSAIRAALQQLEKGWATGVFLQGTRTLDGRITEPKLGAALIAAKAKVPLLPVCLWGTHAIVNKGSYLPRPTPVTVRVGHLIPPPDSTDRDELLTLTQNCADEINALHDLGR
- a CDS encoding DUF2288 domain-containing protein; the encoded protein is METESLKDQLTENLDEAEWDWLTPHVEREVVIVVEPQLDLLAVGEAIALDNTASVQHWISEQLISKPSPERISEWNDQPKKRFQALIVQPFVLVQEMKAEGEG
- a CDS encoding phosphorylase family protein — translated: MQPFNFILVPQGQEYQAVIRGLQKIQSSFMQVIPIPIGSQSLTVYLQELLTSDAVKSQSSIQVLVLGLCGSLSPDLHIGDIVIYKNCLPLISPGASQHCCDIDLTLALHQHFIPAHLVCGLTSEQVITTAVEKQKLGQRYSAEVVDMEGTIILELLTKVGIKVAMVRVVSDDCYQNLPDLTTVIDTNGQLKKLPLLKVMVQHPIQALQLIRSGLKSLHILQQVTQKLGTLTRV
- the tnpA gene encoding IS200/IS605 family transposase → MTENQYRRKNTSVSLINYHFVFCPKRRKRVLVNGVSRRLEEIIYQKAKELECDVLALEIMPDHVHLFISCHPLIAPHQIMFRIKGASSRILRKEFPHLLKLPSLWSRSYYCGTAGSVSSETIKKYIANQNSH
- a CDS encoding RNA-guided endonuclease InsQ/TnpB family protein, with product MDDMTKITRTIKLKFVDLNRCKAQVFEQMTAENTRVANKLLSLPIKERRKMTTAKIMSELKSALVNQVIRHTTSPTGRKTKQYKVLPVEVNNQNWKLTLKGNTYSISFPTLKGEKRIPIEVASPHWQPVLDGLLEGTIQGGSFKLIKHRNKWYAYLSITEDVPEVKTEKRLGCDRGQNNLAVVAPKQGFGKFFNGQSVKHRRRYFQQRRKQLQEAKKFRALKKWDKKERRWMDAINHTISRRIVRFAEYHNADVVIEDLEGCRSTMKQSQKSRSDSGESRHNWSYYSLEQKLNYKLALKGLKLIKRPAPYTSKSCSTCGFIGKRNRHDFNCPNGHYHNSDLNAAKNLAQWDGFSCQLDLQRDASVMDSSGLTDGVLGTPLNSVNTVKQEYIQLSLLDWTRYENPTPLA